The nucleotide sequence GCCCCGCAATCACGTTTTAGCCATCGGCATGAGCGGAGTGCTGGGCGTATTTTTCCCGATGTGCGAATGTGGCATAGTTCCCGTGATACGGCGCATGATCGGCAAAGGATATCCGGTGCCGGCGGCGTTGACCTATCTGCTGGCCGCGCCGATCGTCAACCCGATTGTGGCGGCGAGCACCTATGCCGCGTTCCGGGGCCAGCATCCGATGGGGGTGATGTTGTTTCGCTTGGTGCTGGGTTTTGTGGTGGCGGTCGGTGTTGGATTGCTGGTCTCGCGGCTTCCACTGGAGCGGATGTTGAACAGCGCAACATTGGCGCGTGTGCCGAAGCTGGCAGGAGAAACAGACAAGGACGGAGATCCTGCCTGCGATGATGAGCGTTGCTGCGAGCACGAGCCTCATGATGGGAAAAGCCGGAAGACTTTTTTTGGAAAACTGCTGGCCGCCATGCGTTGTGCCACCACTGACTTTCTGGACGTGGCCTTTTACCTTGTGATTGGAGCGGCCCTGGCCAGCGTGTTCAACACCGCGGTGAACAAGAGTTTCATCGCGCCGCTGGCAAATAATCCGTTGGCGGCAACGCCCGGCATGATGTTGCTGGCCATGGCGCTGTCGCTTTGCAGCACTTCGGACGCCTTTATCGCCGCCAATTTTACGTTGTTTCCGCTGGCGTCCAAGCTGGCCTTCATCGTGCTGGGGCCGATGATGGACATCAAATTGCTGTTCATGTACGGCCTGGTGTTCAAGAAGCGGTTCACGCTGCAACTGCTGGTGTTTTTATTTGTGACGATTGGAATCCTGTGCCTTGCGGCCACCCGGATTTTCCGATTATGAAAATCAAAACCCGCGAACTCTTGTCGGCGCTGGTCCTCATCGAATGGGGCGGGGTGATGATTTATCTGAAAGCCAGCGGACGGCTGTCATCGTTTTTGCATCCCAATTTCCACATGCTGGTTCTGGTGACCGGGGTGCTGTTGTTGCTGGCCGCGGGTTGCATGCTGCTGTTGCCGGGCGAATGCGACTCGGTTGTGCATGGCGGGCATGAAGAGCATTCCCATGACGACTGCGGACACGAGGGCGTGATGAATATCCGGGCCTGGTTTGTTTTTCTGATTTTGCTGCTGCCCTTTGGCCTTGCAGCCTGGATTGCGCCCAATGGCTATGGCGCGGTCAAAGTGCGCAATTCCGAGCAGATTCAAAACGTTGCTTCCATCCCTTCCAGAAGCGTGGCCCGCCAAGTACCCGATGATGGTTTTAGCGAGCCTTTGCCGAAGAAAGGCGTGCCTCCGGCTTCAGAAGAGCAAATACCCGCCGACAGTACTACCTCCATGTCGAACACAGGCCTGACAACAGTTGATATTCTGGCCATTCACCAGAATGAAGTGGCGATCCAGCAGAATGTGGCGAACAATCAAACAGACATGCAACCGGGTGAAGATCAGACCCTGCAGCCTGATAAAAACGGGAATATACCCGCCACGGTGCTGGATTTGTTCTGTGCCGCGTATGATTCGACCGGCCAGAAGGACTATATTGGCAAATCGATTGTTTTGATTGGGCAATATATGCCCTTGCTGCCGGGAGAAGCGGGCGATTCACGTTTCAATTTAACGCGTCTGCTCATGGTCTGTTGTGCGGCTGACGCGCGGCCTGTCAATGTGCAGGTGGATGTAAAAAGACTGCCAGACTTTACAAAGCCGAAGGAAATGGAATGGCTGGAGGTTGTTGGGAAGGTGGCGTTTGAAAAACACGGCGACAACATGATTGCCGTGGTTACAGCAGACAAGGCGGCGCGAACGAAGGCGCCTGAGGAAACGTTTTTATATTGAAACCATTTGAACCACGGATATGGAGTGCGGTGGCAAGTGCAGCGCGACACCGCTTTGGATATCAAGCAAACGATTTGGCCGCAAAAAAGCGCAAAAGACGCAAAAAATAGCTTTCACAACGAATAACAGGATGGGGAAGTAGAGACTTGAAACTGAAAACTTCAAAGCTGAAACTTTGGTTATTCCCTTGTACTTTTCGGGCTTGCGAAGAAACAACGTTCCGTATATGCAGCATCCATGCTGCGCCGCTTGGGATGCCTTCTCAGTCTCTGGCTCTGCCTGTATCTGGCGGGCGGGCACTGGGCTGTGCTGCAAACCGTTGCCTGGACCGGCATGGTACTGGATTACTCCCGCATTCACGGCTTGCAGAAGGGCGTGGAGGAAACGTTTGATGGAAGGCACCCATGCCCCATGTGCAAAAAAGTTGCCGCGGGTCTGCACAAGGAATCCACGCAGCCGGACAAACAACAGCAGCAGGCATCCAAAACCGATAAAAAATCGGCGACCTGTATCGCGCAAACTACCGCATCATCCCCGCGTGGAATTCCCACACGGCCTCTGTTACCCTGGGATTTGATTGGCTTTCACACCCGTTCTGAAACTCCGCCGGTTCCACCGCCCAAGCGGATCTCCTGATCCATCCGCGGCCATGCGGCCGTGTCTTGTAAATTAAGTGAGCCATCTGTTGCTTCGCGGCAGGCCGGTTCATGAATTGCAGTTAATACAAAATTATCAGGAGTTTGCTATGAGAGTGATTCATTATTTTTCGATCTTGTTCCTTAGTACGATGTTGGCGGGCAAGGCATGGTGCTGCGCCTGTGGTTGTGATGTTCTTGAGATGGGCAATGTTTCCATGTTCCCGTCGGGTGCGGGAGGCTTGTTGTACGTGGACTATGCCTATCAAAATCAAAATACCGATTATAGCGGCGATTCCAGGGCGCCTGCGGAAAACAACAACGATAAAAAAATCCAGACCCAGTTCATCACGCTGGGCCTGCAGTACATGTTCAGCGCCAGTTGGGGCATCCGTGCCGAAATCCCGCATGCGTTTCGGAATTTCAGCACCACCGGCGGAGCCGGCGGCAGCGACCCGGTTTCGGTCAACTGGAACGACATCGGCGATCTCCGGATCGAGGGCATCTACAGCGGCTTTGCCCCTGACATGTCCACCGGAATCACGTTCGGATTCAAGTTGCCCAGCGGCGATTATTCGCACAATGATGCCTATGGGGACGTGGATCGGGACACCCAGATTGGAACCGGCAGCACAGACCTGCTCTTTGGCGCCTATCATGTACAAAGACTTACAAGCGACAATCTATGGAGCTGTTTTATGCAGGCTCATCTGGATTTGCCTGTTCTTGAGCAGGAAGGCTATTGGCCCGGCACAGAAATTGATACGGCTACCGGCATCCAATACAACGGGCTGGCCATTGGGAAACTGAAAATCAAGCCGCTGGCGCAGATCATCGGTTCCTACAGAACCAGCGATAGTGGCCCCAATGCTGCAAATCCGGTTGCGTCCGGCTTTGAACGCGTCTTGCTGTCGCCTGGTCTGGAATTTGACCTGCACCCGGTCATGCTGCATGCCGCCGCTGAATTTACGGCGTATGACTATGTGAGGGGGAGCCAACTGGTCGCCCCGGTATTTTTTAAACTCGGCCTGAGCGTGGCTTTTTAAAACTCATGAAATAACAATCTTGTTTGGCGGCAGCGGGATTGGCTTATGCCATCCGGCCCGTCTAAAGGCAGCCTTGAGTTTGCGGATACAGCCAGGATGCGAGTCCAAGTAATAATCAATCGGAACCGAAACCCACCAATTCAAAGCAGCCTGCCATTTCATGTCACTAACCTCAGCCATGACACCGCATTTCACGCGGGATATGCGAGCTATTTTACGCCGCCACCGCTTGAAAATGCGCCTGTCGGTGCGGTCAGCCAATTCGCCGGCACCAGCAACGCCGCGACGGCAGGATTGCCCAACGGTCCGGTCATGTCGGAGCGTTCCCACTATTTTGACGCAGGCATGACGTATAAGTTCACGCCCGAATACCAGATTGGTCTTGATGGTTATTACAAGATTGCGCAAAATCTGCTGGACGACGGCCAGTTCGGGACCGCCCCGATTCTGAGCGCCTTCAATTACCGTCACGGTGAAATCCATGGGCTGGAACTCAGCAACAATTATGTGAAGAACGGATTTACCGCGTATGGAAACATGGCGTATGAGCATGGCACCGGCACGGGTGTGAATTCGTGCCCAAGCCGTCCTGGTTAATATGGCAGATTATAACTATATCAACTCGCACAGCGTCTATCCCGACCACGATCAGGAGTTCACCGCATCGGCGGGGCTCTCCTGGCAGTTGAATGAAACCAGTCCTTATGTGGAGGTGATTGTTGGCAGCGGATTGCGTGCCGATGCGACTGCGGACGACGGTTCGAACATTCCGAACGGGGCCAGCCTGCCCGTTTATGACAATGTGAACATCGGGTTTGAGCAAACATTCAAATTTGCCGACTTGGACCATTTCAAAGCCCGTTTTGATATCATCAATCTCTTTGATCAGATTTGGCAATTACGGGACGGCTCCGGCATCGGTGTGGGCGCACCTCAATATGGTGCGCGGCGCGGATTTTATGGCGGGTTAACATGGGAGTTTTAAGAAATACAAAATAAGGAATAACTATGATGCAACTGTTCATAAAAGGTGGTCCGATCATGTGGCCGATTCTGATTCTCTCGATCGTGACAATCGGTGTTGTGTTTGAACGAATATTTTTTTTACTCATCGAGGCCCGAAGGCGGGACCCGGCGGCTGTTCAGCGGATCTTCGGTTTGGTTGAACACGGCAAGCTGGCTGAGGCCGCCGAATCCGGCGAAAGGGCCAGGGATGTAATCGCCAGTATTTTGACGGAGGGGCTCAAACACCGTGAAACCTCGCTTTCCGAGGCGATGTTGGAAGCAGCCAGTGCCGAGCTGGACCATTACAACCGCGGTTTGGTCGTGTTGGATACAGCCGTTACACTCGGGCCTTTGCTTGGATTGTTAGGCACGGTTCTGGGAATGATCCATGCCTTCGGAGTGGTCGGCACCGGTGAGGTAGCTACAAAACAGGAAGTGATTACGGGCGGTATTTCGCAATGTCTGATTGCGGTTTCGTTCGGACTGGCGGTGGCCATTGTAGCCATCATACCCTTGAATTACCTCAACGCGCGGATGGAACGGGCCCGGCGCCAATTGGAATCGGCCATGACGCGACTGGAACTTTTGGTGGCCAAACGCCGCTCAATTTCCACAGGAGCTTGATCTATGGCACAACTTGCATCACCCCGTTCCAAGCGCCGTCCGCGGATCGAAATCATTCCGTTCATCGATGTCATGTTTTTCCTGCTGGCGACATTCATGATGGTGTCACTGTCGATGATTCATAACCAGGGCATCGAATTAAAATTGCCGGCTTCCAATTCGGCCAGGCCGATTGCGGACAGACCGCAGCAAGTGACACTCTCGATCACCAAAGACGGCCACATCTATGCCGATCAACAAGTGCTTTCGATGGAGCAGCTCGGAGCCCGTCTGGCCGATTTGAAACGAGTTGCGCCGGAGACTGTCATTATTGTGCAGGGCGATTACGGCTGCGTTTTTGGAAAAGTGGTCGAAGTCTTCGACCAAGCCCGCAACCATGGGTTGACGAAGCTGATTATCCGCACGCAAAAGCAATTGAACCACGGATAGGAAATTTAACGCAAAGACGCAATGCGGCTGAGGCGCACGCAAAGAAGCATCATTTTTTGGATTCAGAAGCATAACTGAAGACCGAACGCTGAAAGCTGAGAGCCAACAGGAAACTTAAAACTTACAAACTTAAGACTTAAAACTGGAATATATGAATAAATTTTGGGATTTGGATAAGGCCGGTTGGCTGGGGCAGGGCGCGTCGCTGGTTCTGCATCTGGCGGTTTTGTTTGCGGGCGGTTTTTTGATCCACAGTGCCAAGCTCGACCTGGGCCTTGGTGCGGGCGTTTCGGTTCCGCAGGATATGGTGATTCAGGCCCAGGTGGAGCTGGAAGAACCCCAAGTCGATCAACCGGCCGTTCAAAAAATGGAAATCCAGAAGCAAACCAGCACGGAACCTGTTGGCGTACGCGTGAATGCGAAACCCAATACGCTTCACAACCAGCCGCCTTTGTACCCGGACGAAGCCCGAGGAAATCATCAGGAAGGCGTCGTGCAACTTCTTGTGAAAATCAGTGGAGATGGGAATGTTGAAAGTTTGGAAATTGAAAAGAGCAGCGGCTATCCTTTGTTGGATCAATCGGCCTGCAAGGCGGTGAAAAATTGGAAATTCATACCTGCGACACTTGGCGGGGCGAAGATCGAAAGCGAAGCCGTTATCCCCGTGCGGTTTCAATTGAGCGGTGAATGATATGGAATGCGTCCGCCACGGCGGACTTTTGAGTGCGCAGACAGGTCTGCGCTTTGAAACGGGCGACATGTCGCCCGTAGGGAAAGCGGCGTCGTGCCGCCGCAGTCCAAATTTGTCACATGGCGATCCACCTCCGCGTCTGCGCGAGATCATGTGTTAGAGCACCATACAGGTCTAGGGGTATGCCGTAAAATCACCGTGTGTCCGGCAGGATGCCGGACACTGAAGGCGAGACGCCCGCGCTCTCGTCGAACAAACAAAACCGCGTCTTTGCGGCTTACGCCCTTCGCGTTAAATTTTATTTCTTGGTCAGGGTAGCGGCGCGGGCGAGGCCGTCTTCGCGCGTTGAAAATTTGCCTTCCAACTGCTCATCCATCAGTTGCGTGAGCAGGCGACCGAGTTCCTTGCCCGGACGGACGCCCAGCTTCAGAAGGTCGTTGCCGTTGACCAGCGGTTTGGGTTTGATTTCTTCCTTTGAAAACTTTTCACGCTGCTCGCACAGGAATTTGTAAATGTCCAGCAGGGCATGGCTCGACAGGCAGTCGATGCGGTGCAGTTCGAGCTCGATGTCGAACCAGGGCCGGGCGAGAAAACGTTTCAAGGTACTGAGCCGCATCTGCGGCGCGTCTTTGAACGCCATGTGGTTGGCAACGCAGGCTTTGACAGCCTCGATGGTGTCATTGGAAAAACGCAGGCGTTGCAGGATATTTTCGGCCTTAACCGCTCCCACCGATTCGTGCCCGTTGAAACGGATTCGCCCGGTCTTGTCCACGGTGAAGGTGTCAGGCTTGGCGATGTCGTGCAGCAAAACCGAAAGCGCCAGGATGGGGTCCGGATTTTTCAGTTGGCCGATCATCAGCCGGACATGGGTGAAGACATCGCCTTCGGGATGGAATTGGGGTGGTTGTTCCACGCCCTTCATTTTGTCAATCTCCGGAATCCAGACACGGAACAATCCGCTGCGGTCGAGCAGGTCGAAGGCTTTGAGCGGGTGGGAGCCGGCAAGGGACTTGATGATTTCATCCCGGACGCGTTCGGGCGCAAGGCTGCGGGCCTGCTCCGCCAGGGCGCAAAGGGCTTTCCAGGTTTCTTTTTCGATTTCAAAATCCAGTTCCGAGGCAAAACGAATGGCCCGGAAAAGCCGGAGATGATCCTCGGAAAAACGGTCCTCCGCCCGCCCGATGCAGCGGACCAGGCGCGCAGCGAGGTCCTTTCTCCCGCCGACATAATCGATGACATGGCTTTTAAGCGGATCGTAGAAAAGCCCGTTAATGGTGAAATCCCGGCGCTGGGCGTCTTCGGAGGCGTTGGTAAAGGTGACGGAATCGGGACGCCTCCCGTCTTTGTAGGACCCGTCCTTGCGGAACGTGGCGACTTCAAAGACGCGGTCATGATCCAGCACGCGGAGCACGCCGAAGGATTTTCCCTGCAGATCCGAAACGCGCGGGAGGATTTTTTGCACCTGTTCCGGGGTGGCGGCGGTGGCGATATCGATGTCCTTTTCCGGTCGGCCTAACAACGCGTCCCGCACGCAGCCGCCGGCAAAATAGGCCTCGTGCCCGGCGCGGGTGAGTTTGTCCACGAGCTCTCCGGCCGCGACTGCCAGCGGGGTGCGGGGATACTCGAGGGGCGTGAGTTCAGGAGTCATGGGCTTTCAGGGCGTGAGAATAGCAGAGGTAGATCACGCCACCAATCAAACTCCAGGCCACGCCCAGGAGCAGGAACAGGGTCGAGCAGGCAAGAGCCGTTTCATCACTGACGGGCAGGCCGTTGCGGGTCATGTCGAACACCTTGAATAGCAGGACGAAAGCGGCTTCGCGCACTCCGTGCCCGCCGAAGCTGATGGGGAGGCTGATGGAACAAAGAACCATGGCGAACAAAATGGTTATTTGCGCGTAGCTGGCATCCAGATGGAGTGACTGCGCGATCAGATAACCGGTGGTCAGAATGGGGAACACCGCCAGCGCGGCCGACAGAACGGCCATCAAGCTGGGGCGGATGGCGAGGCGATGGGCGTGGTATCCCTCGTAGAGCGATTCGAAGACATCGCGCTTGGGCATCTTTTCCCAAAGT is from Candidatus Methylacidiphilales bacterium and encodes:
- a CDS encoding permease yields the protein MPWFEFSLNDFSISFLSILLEGVPFMFIGTLLSGLVDSFVSADSLQKHLPRNHVLAIGMSGVLGVFFPMCECGIVPVIRRMIGKGYPVPAALTYLLAAPIVNPIVAASTYAAFRGQHPMGVMLFRLVLGFVVAVGVGLLVSRLPLERMLNSATLARVPKLAGETDKDGDPACDDERCCEHEPHDGKSRKTFFGKLLAAMRCATTDFLDVAFYLVIGAALASVFNTAVNKSFIAPLANNPLAATPGMMLLAMALSLCSTSDAFIAANFTLFPLASKLAFIVLGPMMDIKLLFMYGLVFKKRFTLQLLVFLFVTIGILCLAATRIFRL
- a CDS encoding DUF1980 domain-containing protein, translating into MKIKTRELLSALVLIEWGGVMIYLKASGRLSSFLHPNFHMLVLVTGVLLLLAAGCMLLLPGECDSVVHGGHEEHSHDDCGHEGVMNIRAWFVFLILLLPFGLAAWIAPNGYGAVKVRNSEQIQNVASIPSRSVARQVPDDGFSEPLPKKGVPPASEEQIPADSTTSMSNTGLTTVDILAIHQNEVAIQQNVANNQTDMQPGEDQTLQPDKNGNIPATVLDLFCAAYDSTGQKDYIGKSIVLIGQYMPLLPGEAGDSRFNLTRLLMVCCAADARPVNVQVDVKRLPDFTKPKEMEWLEVVGKVAFEKHGDNMIAVVTADKAARTKAPEETFLY
- a CDS encoding TonB-dependent receptor, with product MADYNYINSHSVYPDHDQEFTASAGLSWQLNETSPYVEVIVGSGLRADATADDGSNIPNGASLPVYDNVNIGFEQTFKFADLDHFKARFDIINLFDQIWQLRDGSGIGVGAPQYGARRGFYGGLTWEF
- a CDS encoding MotA/TolQ/ExbB proton channel family protein, with amino-acid sequence MMQLFIKGGPIMWPILILSIVTIGVVFERIFFLLIEARRRDPAAVQRIFGLVEHGKLAEAAESGERARDVIASILTEGLKHRETSLSEAMLEAASAELDHYNRGLVVLDTAVTLGPLLGLLGTVLGMIHAFGVVGTGEVATKQEVITGGISQCLIAVSFGLAVAIVAIIPLNYLNARMERARRQLESAMTRLELLVAKRRSISTGA
- a CDS encoding biopolymer transporter ExbD — protein: MAQLASPRSKRRPRIEIIPFIDVMFFLLATFMMVSLSMIHNQGIELKLPASNSARPIADRPQQVTLSITKDGHIYADQQVLSMEQLGARLADLKRVAPETVIIVQGDYGCVFGKVVEVFDQARNHGLTKLIIRTQKQLNHG
- a CDS encoding energy transducer TonB, coding for MNKFWDLDKAGWLGQGASLVLHLAVLFAGGFLIHSAKLDLGLGAGVSVPQDMVIQAQVELEEPQVDQPAVQKMEIQKQTSTEPVGVRVNAKPNTLHNQPPLYPDEARGNHQEGVVQLLVKISGDGNVESLEIEKSSGYPLLDQSACKAVKNWKFIPATLGGAKIESEAVIPVRFQLSGE
- a CDS encoding CCA tRNA nucleotidyltransferase gives rise to the protein MTPELTPLEYPRTPLAVAAGELVDKLTRAGHEAYFAGGCVRDALLGRPEKDIDIATAATPEQVQKILPRVSDLQGKSFGVLRVLDHDRVFEVATFRKDGSYKDGRRPDSVTFTNASEDAQRRDFTINGLFYDPLKSHVIDYVGGRKDLAARLVRCIGRAEDRFSEDHLRLFRAIRFASELDFEIEKETWKALCALAEQARSLAPERVRDEIIKSLAGSHPLKAFDLLDRSGLFRVWIPEIDKMKGVEQPPQFHPEGDVFTHVRLMIGQLKNPDPILALSVLLHDIAKPDTFTVDKTGRIRFNGHESVGAVKAENILQRLRFSNDTIEAVKACVANHMAFKDAPQMRLSTLKRFLARPWFDIELELHRIDCLSSHALLDIYKFLCEQREKFSKEEIKPKPLVNGNDLLKLGVRPGKELGRLLTQLMDEQLEGKFSTREDGLARAATLTKK